One genomic segment of Macaca fascicularis isolate 582-1 chromosome 19, T2T-MFA8v1.1 includes these proteins:
- the CCDC97 gene encoding coiled-coil domain-containing protein 97 isoform X1: protein MEAVATAAAAKEPDKGCTEPGPGHWGELSRTPVPSKPQDKVEAAEATPVALDSDTSGAENAAVSAMLHAVAASRLPVCSQQQGEPDLTEREKVAILAQLYHEKPLVFLERFRTGLREEHLACFGHVRGDHRADFYCAEVARQGTARPRTLRTRLRNRRYAALRELIQGGEYFSDEQMRFRAPLLYEQYIGQYLTQEELSARTPTHQPPKPGSPGRPACPLSNLLLQSYEERELQQRLLQQQEEEEACLEEEEEEEDSDEEDQRSGKDSEAWVPDSEERLILREEFTSRMHQRFLDGKDGDFDYSTVDDNPDFDNLDIVARDEEERYFDEEEPEDAPSPELDGD from the exons GCTGCACAGAGCCTGGACCTGGGCACTGGGGTGAGCTGAGCCGGACACCAGTCCCATCTAAACCCCAGGACAAAGTGGAAGCAGCTGAGGCAACACCAGTGGCCCTGGACAGTGACACCTCCGGTGCTGAAAATGCAGCAGTGAGTGCCATGCTGCACGCTGTAGCCGCCAGCCGCCTGCCTGTTTGCAGCCAGCAGCAGGGTGAACCTGATCTGACAGAGCGTGAGAAAGTGGCCATCCTGGCCCAGCTGTACCATGAGAAGCCACTGGTGTTCCTGGAGCGCTTCCGCACAGGCCTCCGTGAGGAGCACCTGGCCTGCTTTGGCCACGTGCGTGGCGACCACCGTGCAGATTTCTACTGTGCTGAGGTGGCCCGGCAGGGCACTGCCCGGCCCCGCACCCTGCGTACCCGCCTGCGTAACCGGCGCTATGCTGCCCTGCGAGAGCTGATCCAAG GGGGCGAGTACTTCAGTGATGAGCAGATGCGTTTCCGGGCCCCCCTGCTATACGAGCAGTACATCGGACAGTACCTCACCCAGGAGGAGCTCAGTGCCCGCACCCCAACCCACCAGCCCCCTAAGCCCGGGTCCCCCGGGAGACCTGCCTGCCCACTCTCCAACTTGCTGCTTCAGTCCTACGAGGAGCGGGAGCTTCAGCAGCGTCTGCTCCaacagcaggaggaggaggaggcctgcttggaggaagaagaggaggaggaggacagtgATGAGGAAG ACCAGAGGTCAGGCAAGGACTCGGAGGCCTGGGTCCCCGACTCGGAGGAGAGGCTGATCCTGCGAGAGGAGTTCACCAGCCGCATGCACCAGCGCTTCCTAGATGGCAAGGATGGGGACTTTGACTACAG CACAGTAGACGACAACCCCGACTTTGACAACCTGGACATTGTGGCACGGGATGAGGAGGAGAGGTACTTCGATGAGGAAGAACCTGAGGACGCGCCCAGCCCAGAGCTGGATGGGGACTGA
- the CCDC97 gene encoding coiled-coil domain-containing protein 97 isoform X2, with product MLHAVAASRLPVCSQQQGEPDLTEREKVAILAQLYHEKPLVFLERFRTGLREEHLACFGHVRGDHRADFYCAEVARQGTARPRTLRTRLRNRRYAALRELIQGGEYFSDEQMRFRAPLLYEQYIGQYLTQEELSARTPTHQPPKPGSPGRPACPLSNLLLQSYEERELQQRLLQQQEEEEACLEEEEEEEDSDEEDQRSGKDSEAWVPDSEERLILREEFTSRMHQRFLDGKDGDFDYSTVDDNPDFDNLDIVARDEEERYFDEEEPEDAPSPELDGD from the exons ATGCTGCACGCTGTAGCCGCCAGCCGCCTGCCTGTTTGCAGCCAGCAGCAGGGTGAACCTGATCTGACAGAGCGTGAGAAAGTGGCCATCCTGGCCCAGCTGTACCATGAGAAGCCACTGGTGTTCCTGGAGCGCTTCCGCACAGGCCTCCGTGAGGAGCACCTGGCCTGCTTTGGCCACGTGCGTGGCGACCACCGTGCAGATTTCTACTGTGCTGAGGTGGCCCGGCAGGGCACTGCCCGGCCCCGCACCCTGCGTACCCGCCTGCGTAACCGGCGCTATGCTGCCCTGCGAGAGCTGATCCAAG GGGGCGAGTACTTCAGTGATGAGCAGATGCGTTTCCGGGCCCCCCTGCTATACGAGCAGTACATCGGACAGTACCTCACCCAGGAGGAGCTCAGTGCCCGCACCCCAACCCACCAGCCCCCTAAGCCCGGGTCCCCCGGGAGACCTGCCTGCCCACTCTCCAACTTGCTGCTTCAGTCCTACGAGGAGCGGGAGCTTCAGCAGCGTCTGCTCCaacagcaggaggaggaggaggcctgcttggaggaagaagaggaggaggaggacagtgATGAGGAAG ACCAGAGGTCAGGCAAGGACTCGGAGGCCTGGGTCCCCGACTCGGAGGAGAGGCTGATCCTGCGAGAGGAGTTCACCAGCCGCATGCACCAGCGCTTCCTAGATGGCAAGGATGGGGACTTTGACTACAG CACAGTAGACGACAACCCCGACTTTGACAACCTGGACATTGTGGCACGGGATGAGGAGGAGAGGTACTTCGATGAGGAAGAACCTGAGGACGCGCCCAGCCCAGAGCTGGATGGGGACTGA